Proteins from a genomic interval of Coccinella septempunctata chromosome 2, icCocSept1.1, whole genome shotgun sequence:
- the LOC123308597 gene encoding uncharacterized protein LOC123308597, with protein sequence MNSIAAVVFFAVVAAASAGIVAPSGLIATSYGVPALTAYSSPLAYNAHLAYNTPLAYSAPLAYSAPLAASTYTAYSSPIATVGHSSENTVIAGPSGTITNTKSVATPAIAARYAVPSAYTYGGLYL encoded by the exons ATGAACTCAATC GCTGCCGTAGTTTTCTTTGCCGTCGTTGCCGCCGCTAGCGCAGGCATAGTAGCTCCCAGTGGTTTGATTGCCACCTCCTATGGTGTACCAGCCCTTACAGCCTACTCTTCACCCCTTGCCTACAACGCACATTTGGCTTACAACACACCTTTGGCATACAGCGCGCCTTTGGCTTACTCCGCTCCTCTTGCTGCCTCTACCTACACCGCCTACTCTTCTCCAATTGCCACCGTTGGACATTCTTCTGAAAATACTGTGATCGCTGGACCATCTGGCACCATCACCAACACCAAGAGCGTTGCTACCCCAGCAATTGCTGCAAGATACGCTGTTCCTAGCGCTTACACTTATGGAGGTCTCTACTTGTAA
- the LOC123308595 gene encoding cuticle protein 12.5-like, whose protein sequence is MNSIVAVVFFAALAAASAGIVTPNGLIATSYAAPALAGYSAPLAYNAHLAYNAPLAYNTPLTYNAPLAYTAPLTASAYTAYSAPVATLGHAAESTVVAGPSGTITNTKSVATPAIAARYAVPSAYTYGGLYL, encoded by the exons ATGAACTCAATC GTTGCCGTAGTTTTCTTTGCCGCCCTTGCTGCCGCTAGCGCAGGCATAGTAACACCCAACGGTTTGATCGCCACTTCTTACGCTGCTCCAGCCCTTGCCGGTTACTCTGCACCACTTGCTTACAACGCACATTTGGCCTACAATGCACCTTTGGCCTACAACACCCCTTTGACTTACAACGCTCCTTTGGCTTACACCGCACCTCTGACTGCCTCAGCCTACACCGCCTACTCAGCCCCAGTCGCTACTCTTGGACATGCTGCTGAAAGCACAGTAGTTGCTGGACCATCTGGAACCATCACCAACACCAAGAGCGTTGCTACCCCAGCAATTGCTGCAAGGTACGCTGTTCCCAGCGCCTACACTTACGGAGGACTCTACTTgtaa
- the LOC123308596 gene encoding cuticle protein 12.5-like: protein MNSIVAVVFFAALAAASAGIVTPSGLIATSYAAPALAGYSAPLAYNAHLAYNAPLAYNTPLAYNAPLAYTAPLTASAYTAYSAPVATLGHAAESTVVAGPSGTITNTKSVATPTIAARYAVPSAYTYGGLYL from the exons ATGAACTCAATC GTTGCCGTAGTTTTCTTTGCCGCCCTTGCTGCCGCTAGCGCAGGCATAGTAACACCCAGCGGTTTGATCGCCACTTCTTACGCTGCTCCAGCCCTTGCCGGTTACTCTGCGCCACTTGCTTACAACGCCCATTTGGCCTACAATGCACCTTTGGCTTACAACACACCTTTGGCTTACAACGCCCCTTTGGCTTACACCGCACCTCTGACTGCCTCAGCCTACACCGCCTACTCAGCCCCAGTCGCTACTCTTGGACATGCTGCTGAAAGCACAGTAGTTGCTGGACCATCTGGAACCATCACCAACACCAAGAGCGTTGCTACCCCAACAATTGCTGCAAGGTACGCCGTTCCAAGCGCCTACACTTACGGAGGACTCTAtttgtaa